The genomic DNA TACGCGGCTTCACTCGCAGTCGAAGCGAAAGGAACCAACTTTGCCGCGGCAATGAGTTGTTTCGCCGTACGTCCATCTTTCGGATAGCAAGATTCTCCGAAGTGAATCGTAATTCCCGCTCCTAAACGAAGCACATTCGATTGCCAGTTGTGTAAACGAGATTTCAATCTTTGACTGACTACATGAACCGTTTTTTCCAAACCAGGAAGAACGATGCCGAAACCTGTCTCACCGACACGTCCGACCGTATCGAGTCTTCGCACGCCGGAGCGGATGAATTTCGCGGCGTCCTTCAGAAAATGCGTGAGAGCGTCTGGTCCATAAAATCTTCGCAATGTATTGAGCCCATCGAAACGTATAGCGATGTAACCGACGGACAACCCTTCGCTTGCAGCGCGTGTACATTCTTCGTCCAAACGGGCAACGAGGAAATGTTCGGAATACACTCCTGTTGCATCGTCAATGACGTCTGCTGGCAACTGCTCCGCTTGTCGAAGGAGCGCTTTCGCAAGTTTTTCCTCGTTCGCCAAAGTCGCTCGAAGTTTCGTGAGAGATTGTCTCAAAATATGAGAGACATAGTTACAGGAAATTCCCAATTGTGCGGCAATTTCGGTTTGATTCATGGATTCGACGTGAAAAAGCAATAAAACTTGTTGTTCCAAACCTCGCAATTCACTAATTGCTCTTTCCAACAGTAGGCGGTCTTCGAAATTCAGCAACTCCTGGCAATCGCCTGCTAAATCCATATCTTCTGTTTCCTCTTCTTCAGAAGAAGAAGCAGAACTCAGGCTCGTCACTCGAAAAAGGTCATTGGTTGCTAAAACTTCTCTTACCGTTTCGAGCGGGATATCGGTAGATTGCGAAATTTCTTCTGGTATTGGATTTCTGCCGGACTCTTGATGGAGTCGCTCAGCAGTTTTGTTCACACGATGTCGGATTTCTTGTAACCAAGCGGGTTCTCGAATCATCTTCGAACGGTCACGAAGATAATGTTTCATCGCACCTGCAACGAGATGGGTAGCGTATGTACTGAATCGTACGCCTTTATCCGGTTCATAGAGACTCAAAGCATTCAGAAGGCCAATGAATCCGACTTGAATCAAATCTTCTTGTGCTTCGATACCGGAGAATCTTCGAGCGATTCGATGAACCATATCCGAATACAAAGTGACGATTTTGTCTCTTAATTTGGGATTTCGCGTTTGGACATACTCGCATACCACGGCTTCCGAATAATCCAAACGGTGTGTTCCTTCCGACAATTTCTTAATCTCCTTGTTTTTCATCCCTCTGTTTTATCGTAGGCCGGATTTGCCTTATCCATGGATACTCCCACGGTTTCGGCAAACCCTCGCCTATTATCTATGCACCCCGAGCTTTTCGAATTTTTATCGTTTAGGAAACCGAGTTGACCAATTTGAAGATTGGCGTCATCACGGAAATTGCTATAAATCCGACGATCACACCCATGATGATGATGAGCAACGGCTCGATCATCGAAGTAAGACCTTTGACGGTGGATTCGACTTCTTGGTCATAAAAGTCGCCGACCTTCACGAGCATTTCACTGAGACGTCCGCTTTCTTCCCCGATATCCACCATGTGCGTTACCATCGAAGGGAACAAACCACTCGCTGCAAGTGGCGCGCTCAATTTTTGACCTTCTCGAATGGAGTTTCGCGCGCTTTCAATTGCATTAATCAACACGCGGTTGTTCGAGGTTTCGCCCACGATTTCCAGCGAACGCATCATCGGCACTCCTGAAGAAATCAACGTCCCGAAGGTTCTTGCAAAACGTGCAATGGACATCTTAAGGACAATTTCCCCGACGATGGGCATTCGGAGTTTTAAATAATCCAGTTGATACCGACCCTTTTCGGTGCGTTCCCAAATCTTGAATCCGATGAACGCCCCTGCCGCAAAACCGATGATTGCCCACCAATAAGATTGGAAGAAATCTCCGATAGAAAACAAGAATTTCGTAACCGGAGGAATCTCTACATTCATGCCCTCGAAGATTTCTTTGAATTTCGGAAGGATGAACGTGAACAGTGCAAAAAGCATGATGATAGAAAACATGAGTACGAGAACGGGATACATCATCGCGCTTTTTATCTTTCCGCGCACTTCCATCTCGTATTCCAAGAAACCGGCGAGGCGGTCTAAAATCATATCGAGAATTCCGCCCAATTCCGCCGCTCGAATCATGTTCACATACAATTTGCTGAACACATGCGGATGCTTCGCCAAGGATTCGTTCAAGCTCAAACCCCCCCTGACATCGTTCGCTACTTCCGATGCCGCTACTTTGAGCGCAGGGTCTTTTGTTTGACTTGAGAGAATTTCTAAACAGCGGAGCATAGGAATACCCGCATCTACCATCGTAGCGAATTGGCGGCTGAACACCACCAAGTTTTTCAGTTTCGGTTTGCGCGCTTTCAAAAGCGACTTCGAACCGCCGATAGCACCCTTTACAGGCTTTAATTCTGTTACGTGCAGTTGCTGCTCATGAAGTTTTTGCAGAACCAATTGCTCGTTATCAGCCTCGAGCACACCTTTGAGAGTGCGCCCAGCAGAATCTATCGCACTATATGCATATTTGGGCATGAATTTTCCCCCAGAGAAACGAATTTCCTTGTGACCTAATATAAATATTCGGAATCGCAAATGCGCTTTTCCATATCGAAGCGCAAGTTTCTCGCGTTTTTGGGGACGAATGTAAAAAAGCCAGTATTTTTAAGAGCGGCTCACTCTTTGAAAAGGAGTTATTCAGGAACTCTGTCTTTTAAAGTCAGTAGGAATTTAGCAAGGGCTTGTCGTTCTGTCCGAGTCACGGGAGCGAAACGTATTCCTATCGTACAAATCCCACAACCATTTTCTGAAGGTCTGCAGTAACGAACATCGCCCGGAATCATAACCCGACCGCTCGGAGGACCAATTTCCAATATAAGTTCGTCCTCGGGTTTTGTCTCTACACGGGTTTTAATCTGTAATCCGCCTACCCCTGCATTCGTAATCAAACCTGGACCGAGGCATATTTTGCCGAGTCCGTTCGGGCGCCAAATCATCGCCATCTCGAAAAGAGGATAGCGTTCTGTAGCGCGTCGTTCTCTTTGTGGCTGCCCTATGAGTAAACTCCTGATTTGTCCTATCTTATTTACGAATCGGCAGTTTTCTATCCAAACTTTAGAGAATCTCGCAACTTTTCGCACCTCCATTCTTCCGTAGGAGCGCCGTAAGGCGCGACACCCCTTGTTACATTCTACAGGAGCGCTGTAAGGCACGACACATCTCTTACATTCTGTATGTGTGCTATGAGCGCGAGAGAAAAACGCAACATAAACAAAGAAGCACAGAATTAAATCCTCACTATCGTATTTTCAAACATCCTTCGGCCGCAAAAAAAGTTTATGCAAAATGAAAAATACCTCGACTACTAAAAGCAATCGAGGTATTTATTTTTTACTACGAAGCCAGAGGTGTCTATTTTTTAGCAACAGTCGTTGTCGTGATCCAGACGTGACCCGTTTCTACGTCGTACTCTATCTGCCAACCCAAAGTTTCCGCAAAGAACGAGAGGGGGACGAAGGTACGACCGCGCTCGATGAATGGCGAAATTTCGAAGCTGAACATTCTGCCATTCACTTTTGCAATCGGATATCCGATTTTAATGCGCACTTCGTTGCCATTTCCAGAGGCTATAACCGAATGGCTCGATGCCATCCAGTTCACTTTCCCTCCATAGGTTTCGAAAATATGTCTGAAGGGTGCTAACGGAATCCCGTTTTCGACACGGGTATTCACGTCGAAATTCACGTCTTTTTCATTTAGTGAAAGTGAAAAATTGCCCTTCATAGGAACTCGAGACCCTTTTTTCACGATGTTTTTCGATGGGCTACCCGTTTTCGTTTCTGCCGAGGGTTCAGGTTCTCGGGAAATCCGCATTCCAGCAGACTTAGAGAGGGCTGGTGAGATTTCCGGATTGGATGTTGCTCCGATTTCTTTCGGCTTTGCAGGTTGTGTCGAGATACTTCCGGGGTTCGCGATACGTATTCCAGAAGGTTGTGGCGTTAGAAGTTCTGCGCCTTTAACGCCACGCATGCCCCCGAGCGTAGGTGAAACTGCAGGAGTAGACATCGTCGGCATTACAGCTG from Fimbriimonadales bacterium includes the following:
- a CDS encoding type II secretion system F family protein, encoding MPKYAYSAIDSAGRTLKGVLEADNEQLVLQKLHEQQLHVTELKPVKGAIGGSKSLLKARKPKLKNLVVFSRQFATMVDAGIPMLRCLEILSSQTKDPALKVAASEVANDVRGGLSLNESLAKHPHVFSKLYVNMIRAAELGGILDMILDRLAGFLEYEMEVRGKIKSAMMYPVLVLMFSIIMLFALFTFILPKFKEIFEGMNVEIPPVTKFLFSIGDFFQSYWWAIIGFAAGAFIGFKIWERTEKGRYQLDYLKLRMPIVGEIVLKMSIARFARTFGTLISSGVPMMRSLEIVGETSNNRVLINAIESARNSIREGQKLSAPLAASGLFPSMVTHMVDIGEESGRLSEMLVKVGDFYDQEVESTVKGLTSMIEPLLIIIMGVIVGFIAISVMTPIFKLVNSVS
- a CDS encoding sigma-70 family RNA polymerase sigma factor; translation: MKNKEIKKLSEGTHRLDYSEAVVCEYVQTRNPKLRDKIVTLYSDMVHRIARRFSGIEAQEDLIQVGFIGLLNALSLYEPDKGVRFSTYATHLVAGAMKHYLRDRSKMIREPAWLQEIRHRVNKTAERLHQESGRNPIPEEISQSTDIPLETVREVLATNDLFRVTSLSSASSSEEEETEDMDLAGDCQELLNFEDRLLLERAISELRGLEQQVLLLFHVESMNQTEIAAQLGISCNYVSHILRQSLTKLRATLANEEKLAKALLRQAEQLPADVIDDATGVYSEHFLVARLDEECTRAASEGLSVGYIAIRFDGLNTLRRFYGPDALTHFLKDAAKFIRSGVRRLDTVGRVGETGFGIVLPGLEKTVHVVSQRLKSRLHNWQSNVLRLGAGITIHFGESCYPKDGRTAKQLIAAAKLVPFASTASEAA
- a CDS encoding PilZ domain-containing protein, which gives rise to MEVRKVARFSKVWIENCRFVNKIGQIRSLLIGQPQRERRATERYPLFEMAMIWRPNGLGKICLGPGLITNAGVGGLQIKTRVETKPEDELILEIGPPSGRVMIPGDVRYCRPSENGCGICTIGIRFAPVTRTERQALAKFLLTLKDRVPE